DNA sequence from the Vicia villosa cultivar HV-30 ecotype Madison, WI linkage group LG3, Vvil1.0, whole genome shotgun sequence genome:
CCCTGTGCTGTAGCACTTCTGCACAtgcacagggccggccctggtcGATGCtaccatatttttttattatgctTTCTCTTTGAAGGGAGAAAAGACGTTGATCATCAACTACTAACTTTGGGCATGTGAGCCTTAGATCTCATTCATCGAAAACTTCTTCATGGACAATCTTATTATGTGTTGTATGCACATTCTTTTTTGTCGAAGTTTGTGAACACTTATCAGATCCATACTCTTCTATTAACGTtacttaaatttaataaataaacaaaaaaatgctTCAAGTCCAACACTAAATATAACTAGAGAAAGATCACAATACGCATCAATCTCTTCATTGCATCTTCTGATTCTCTCCAAGCATGGAAAAGGTTTATACACATTTGTGAATAGTTTCACCAGCTACCTCGCTAAGCCAAGCCAACCAACAAGTTGCTACGTATTCCAGCATAAATTCAATGGCTCACAACAAACACAATTCGAACTTGTTTTTCTGACTCGCTTAGTCTCCTTTCTAACGCAGTTGAACTTTCATTTGCCGGCGTCACCGAAACTGCTTGCTTCAAACTCACATACCCTATTAAGATCCAACGATGAGGAGAGATCAAATGCTATTGATTATTAACAACCCtacaggtgaaggagaagaagagcaaAATGAACAAGAAGTAGACTGTTAAATGTAGAAAGGTTTGTAACCACAGCAATCTAGGCGTTTTTTGTACTCAAACAAAAATATTGAATGTAAGTGATGTGGCATGCCAGGTTAGCTTCTTTTTGACCAAGAAAAGAATTAATCAAAAACTTTAAGAGAATTATTCTTAATGAAAACTTTTATAAGAActaaaattaaatgatataagCAACATATTTAACCtacttattaaataaaataacactatacgttaattaatttagttatgaCTACCGACCCAAATCTAATATTTTCTTCATTCATCATCTAGTAAGATCCAACCAATTACTTTTGAGTGTGAACACTTTAATTTAGAAAAAGTGATCAATGACAGCATTCCCATTTATTTTCCTCACATCACAAAGTAACAAAATTATGGTTTGAATATTTATGTGTTCACATTTTAACATCCAACAATACTTCAAATAAAGAATCTATAAAGATAGGATTAATTCGTATTCTAATTCTCACACATCTCAAACTTCAAAACCAACATGGCAAAGCTTACTCTTCTATTCCTTCTCCTATCTCTACTCTCTATAGCAACATCAACACCAACAAGTTTCATAAAATCCTCATGTAGCACAACACAATATCCAACACTTTGTGTTGAATCTCTCTCTATCTATGCATCAACAATCCAACAAGACCCTCACCAACTAGTCCAAACAGCTCTATCCCTTAGCCTCAACAAAACTCAATCCACAAAAGGCTTTGTCACAATGTGCAAAAGCTTCAAGAATCTAAAACCAAGAGAATATGCTGCTCTTCATGATTGTGCTGAGGAAATTAGTGATAGTGTTGATAGGCTTAGCCGTTCATTGAAAGAGCTTCAACTTTGCAAGATTAAGGGTCAAGATTTCAATTGGCATATAAGCAATGTTGAGACATGGGTTAGCTCAGCTTTGACTGATGAAAGCACTTGTGGTGATGGATTTGGTGGAAAAGCACTTGATGGAAAAATCAAAGCCTCTATTAGATCTAGAATGGTTAATGTTGCTCAAGTTACTAGTAATGCTCTTTCACTCATTAATCAATATGCTACTTATCACTAGGTAGAAATTAAGCACTAGCTAGGAATCAAAAGTTTTGCTTTTGAGGTTGTTGAGAAACACTTTAATGTGGTTGGTTCcttttctgttttttgttttatgtgacaTTTGTAATTTGTAATCACTTCtatacagagagagagagagagagagagagagagagagagagagagagagagagagagagagagagagagagagagagagagagagagagagagagagagagagagagagaatatggaagttttgaaaaaatttaagAATGAAATAGAGTTACTAGTTTATATGATTTTCTTGTTTGCAACTTTCATGATAGAATCATCTTAATTTCTTGAACATGGGATGCAATGTTCCTGACCTATCATTTCTTTTAATACTATATGTATGGCTTGTTAATGCTACCATATTTTTGTATTATGTTTCCTCTTTGAGGGGAAAAATATTGGGGCAAAACAATTTCAAGATGACACTAGTGTCCAAAATTAATATGGAGTGGGTGAGAGAATTAGAGATAAGAGAAGTGCTAGCATCActctctttttattattttttttaacacttattttttattggttaaaataTGTATCTGTCCCTCACTTTGGaatcacacatgtttcaaccaataaaaaaatgtgtgttggagagagtgttgaaaagagagtgttgctggCATTTATACACCATTGCACAATATTACAACTAACCAACTTAATAAACTGAACAAAAATAACAGGTCGTAACTGGTTATGCAAAAAAGGAAATAGATTACGAGGGCATTTTGACTTAGGTGGTAACCGGTTATGCAAAAGTGGTAACCAATTACGAGAGCATTCTGTTTGATGTTTGATGTGGTAACCGGTTGTAAGTCCAACGTAATCAGTTATGACAACTTGAATTACACTTTTCTCAACACACTACCTTAATTCAAGTCTTTCAAACTCACGTGTTTCTTCGACCTCTTAAACACTTCATTTGATATTCTTTTGGTTAGAAAATTAATCACTTGATCTTCACTTTTACAATACCTCAACTTCAATTTTCCTTCACTCAAAGCTCTCTAAAATGTTGGATTAATATCATGCTCATCTTCGTTCTTTGACAACTCCAACCTTGGTTCTGCAGGGGTAATAGTCGTATTACGATGCTCCAtttcatataaatatttaaaGTGCACACCTTCCTTGATGCATAAGCATTCCCTTTCTGAACTTGTGAAACTTAATGCCAAGGAAATATGTCACGAGACAGAGGTtagtcatctcaaactcttttgtTAGATCAGTCATGAATTCAGTAATATAACCTTCACTGCTGCCTGTAATCAGTAAATCATCGATGAAGAGAGATTGGATGATCACGCTTTTACTTGTATCCTTCTATACATActtacatgctcaaatactcattTATCAAATCTCATCTCCTTTAGAAATCCATCAACTCTCTTGTTCTAAGCTCTTGGTGCATGTTTCACTCCATTCAACTAATTTCTCAATCTATAGAACTTGGAATCATGATTTCCACAACAAAATCAAGTGGTTGTGCGACATAGACCTCCTCTTCTAATGGACCATTCGAAAATGCATATTTGACGGTCATTTGATAGATGGATTAATTATTGTTATTTACAATATCAATAACTAGCCTAATGGTTACAATTTTAGCCACTAgtgcaaatacttcttcaaagtCTATCTCGTCATTTTGCAAGAATCCTTATGCCTTCAAAGTTTATTGCTTCACCTTTGGTTTTTTCCTTCACTTTATAAATCCATTGCACACCAATTGACTTTTATCCTTGAGGTAATTCCACTAGTTCACATGccttattttttaaattgattccAGCTCCTCCTTCATTTCACATATCCATTTTAGATCACTCAAGGCCTCCTCCATATTTACTTGTTCGCATTCAACCGTGAGCGCAAAATGAACAAGATCACCATTATCATACTTAATTTTCTGGGAACATCTCACAATTTGTAATCTTACAGGCAATGCCTCTTTGCTTTGTTGATCTTTTTACATTTTCGTCCACCTGGACTTCATCAGATGCAATTATTGGCCTTCCAAACACTGCAAAAACAATTCCAATATTGTGGTAACCGATTACAACTGGCTGGTAATCAGTTACAACCTGCTTCCAGTCCTTTACTTCATCAAAAATCAAGTCTCTACTTATTAGGCTTCTCTTGTTTACTACATCATAAAGTTTGTAACCACTTGTTGAATGATACCCAGCAAGTATAATATTTTCTCCCTTGTGATCTAGCTTCTTTGTAAGCTGATTCGAAACATGTTTATACGCCACTAGTGATTCTAGGAGTAATGGTTCCTCTCCCTTCGCTAGAACAAAAACCTCCTCTAGTTGAGACTCCAACCTTTCAGTTACTGATCATTCTGCTCCAATTATAACAAATGTGCGGGAAATATCAAAGTTAGagactttttaaaataaattcttaTAGAGCAGTAGACTTTTTAAAATAACTTAGCCATAATATGAATCATTAAATTTGTGATAACTCATCTAGGGTGAAGATGATCATGAACCTTTTATGAATGTTTTGAGGTAAGTCATGCTAAAGACTTAAAATCAAGCACTACTCAGAGAAAGTTCAATAATAACTAAAGTAACAAAAATGTAATTTaacctttttaattaaataagatgcTCTTGCTGATATCAACCGACTTGAAATTATTCAGATttggttaaattaataataaagggTTATTGCTTTATTAAAAGATGGAGCTATCTAACCGACATTAATTAGTATTTAAAAATCACTTTCACACTTCACACTTGAGATCTTTGGTGACTGAAGCCATGTGACAAAAGTAATTCTATTCTTGTGGTCGTGATCACTGCAACTTGGCCTTATCTAAAGGCCATGACACTATAAATTTTATtactatatattttaataattatgttttGCGTTATAACCAAACTCTGGATACATCTATGAAGTACTTATTTGACAAAATAACTTTCTATAATGTGTTAGTTTGAAACGCATTAATATTAACTGTTTTATTAACGGCTTTCTTGTATTACATACACGTACATGGAAGTGTGGACACAATGATTTTTCTAACATGTTAGGAGTTTGT
Encoded proteins:
- the LOC131657326 gene encoding 21 kDa protein-like gives rise to the protein MAKLTLLFLLLSLLSIATSTPTSFIKSSCSTTQYPTLCVESLSIYASTIQQDPHQLVQTALSLSLNKTQSTKGFVTMCKSFKNLKPREYAALHDCAEEISDSVDRLSRSLKELQLCKIKGQDFNWHISNVETWVSSALTDESTCGDGFGGKALDGKIKASIRSRMVNVAQVTSNALSLINQYATYH